One Bombus fervidus isolate BK054 chromosome 2, iyBomFerv1, whole genome shotgun sequence DNA segment encodes these proteins:
- the Sturkopf gene encoding lipid droplet associated hydrolase sturkopf — translation MQRAMLQINGIPTQVITEGRWVEEGLAEYGKKDIVLVITGNPGVAEFYEGFIKTIKSRLPTEVPVWVVGNAGHVQPPNNLAITMPSNSTWNEHYSLMAQLEHKKDFIKKYVPEDARLHLIGHSIGSWMILNILKDDIIAKKITKCYLLFPTIEHLATSTNGWIFTKIISHLAFFFISFSWIFQCLPHVLQIFLISIITLLKRIPSKYNNAVLQLLNPHVIERIIKMAKEEMEIVKERDDDTISKYADKLWFYYGNCDGWTPVKYYEDLKSKHSDLNAELCKHGYEHSFVLQYDKEMGKLVADVINDNIL, via the exons ATGCAACGTGCTATGTTACAAATAAATGGCATACCAACTCAAGTAATTACAGAAGGTCGTTGGGTAGAAGAAGGTCTTGCAGAATATGGTAAGAAAGACATAGTACTTGTTATTACAGGTAACCCTGGCGTTGCAGAATTTTATGAAGGATTtataaaaactataaaatCAAGACTTCCTACTGAAGTACCTGTTTGGGTGGTTGGAAATGCTGGTCATGTACAACCACCGAACAATTTGGCAATTACTATGCCAAGTAATTCAACTTGGAACGAACATTATAGTTTAATGGCACAATTAGAGCACaag aaaGACTTCATAAAAAAGTATGTACCAGAAGATGCAAGACTGCATCTTATCGGACATTCAATAGGGAGTTggatgatattaaatatactaaAAGATGATATCATTGCTAAAAAAATAACCAAAtgttatctattatttccAACCATAGAACACTTAGCCACAAGCACTAATGGATGGATATTCACTAAAATT ATATCGCACCTTgcattctttttcatttctttttcttggatTTTTCAATGTCTTCCACATGTTTTACAAATCTTTCTTATCAGTATAATAACActattaaaaagaattcctTCAAAATACAATAACGCAGTACTTCAATTGCTAAATCCTCATGTTATAGAAAGGATAATTAAAATGGCAAaggaagaaatggaaatagtAAAAGAACGAGATGATGatacaatttcaaaatatgcAGATAAATTATGGTTTTATTATGGTAATTGTGATGGTTGGACACcagttaaatattatgaagatTTGAAATCTAAACATTCTGATCTCAATGCAGAATTATGTAAGCATGGTTATGAACATTCCTTTGTTTTGCAGTATGATAAAGAAATGGGAAAGCTTGTTGCCGATGTAATTAATGATAACATATTGTAA